Part of the Citrus sinensis cultivar Valencia sweet orange chromosome 2, DVS_A1.0, whole genome shotgun sequence genome, CAACCTGAGAGATTAAAGTATTGCAAAGATTTCAGCTTACATATTTTGTTTGGGAGCCCTTCAAGCCTTGAGCAGTTTCCAAGATTCAGTATAACAAGCTTGGATAGATACTCAATGGATGAGGGCAGTTCATTGATTGCAGATCCATCTAGAGATGACTCCTCTATATACAAAAGAGCTCTAgaaaaatcatgatatttgaGCAGCCAGAAAGAATAAGCTTTTTGAGAGATTCCAAATGAATACTTGTGGAAAGACTCGTAAGACTTCTACAATGTTTTAGATTTATGGCAACAGGCTTATTCAGATATCGACTAAATTAGTGAGTTTCCAGCAAACTTGTACAACTTTAGAAATTCAAGCTCTCAAGATTTGTGGCCAATGAAAGACCAGGGATTTTGGTTCGATGCTCTGAGTGACttagatttatattttttaagttaacaaGGTGCTACAAACATTTATTCAAAAAAGTTAGCATATATATCTATAATTTCCTAATAAAAGAGCAATTACAGTATAAATACTAAGCTATACCTGGATACCCTTCCACAGTTATTTAATACTACTACGAGTTATTTCAAGCGAAACAAGATTTTCTGAATGAATAATTGAAGACAATGATTTGAATGGTCATCCATGCCACTCAAGACACCTCAGCTCAGTGAAAATACACTCCAgcccttaaaaattatgtaccttatttatgttttctccATAGTGTGAGCTATAAAACTCCAAAAATCTCAGTTTatgtcttttttatttttaaagtacaGTCACTTAGATATATCTCTTCAACTTTAGACATATCCAAGGATATTCCTTAAATTGCTTCGGTCTCTTaataatcagaaaaaaaataaaagttagcaTCGAATTTATATAACTTAAGTgcacaaataatattatccaGTCACTCAATAGCTGATCTATAAATTGACATAAAATAATGAAGGAATTACATACGCAGATTATGcataaagttttttttgtaaaaattgacattgcatttatatatgtatatattttttccacATCACCTATCCACTTATATTCCTTAGAACTTTTATTTTCCGttattctattaattattatgacaCATCATTTTTACTTTCAGTGCTATTTTCTATACAATATTCCCATTTCTTCACACGATTTCTTGTAAAGatgagaaattgatttttgcaAGATTTTCAAAGCCATTAAGTGCTTAAAATGGCAGCGTAAACTTACAGAATGCTTCAAACCTTTTCTACATAATGCCTATCCATGCATAAGATAAGATATTAAGTATATATATTCATGTTGATTTCATCACGAAttctagaagaaaaaaatcatatattcTGAATTAGTCACTTTACGAGGTCAGGGAATTTGAAAAAGCACGTATTCTGAATTAATGTCTTGACGGAGCTGACGAGAATTTACAGTTAATCGCAACAGAGACTGTTTTTGAAAACAATCGCTTAAATATTCCATATATTTCTTACTAATTCTCCTTGATGTAAAATATTGGTAAGTGTACGTCTCCAAGAGCTTTTACCGCtaaaaaacaagtaaaaagtAAGTGCATGCCTCTAAAATATTGCCTTTTTACTGCTAAAAAGCAAGTATCTTTAGTCTATTCCATTTCCATGGTTAAGGCCACTGTTAATTGTATTGCCAGCACCTCCCATTCCAATTACATTATTTGATTCttattcaacaaaaatttcacCATGCTATCTACAACTAAAATTCGTGAAGATAACAATCATTAACCCCTTCAAGATCCGTACACGTACTGATCTTACAAACATACTTTGAATTTAATCAGGATTGTGGTTTTTACAAATCATCATGCTGTCTACTCAAAGAACAATAGTACATATATCAGTTTATAAATCCGTAAGccaaagtaattaataattactcaTCGAGGGACATAGAGGCATTTACTATCGGATTTCTTTTTGCACTGTCTAATTTGATCACCCTTCTCACCTTTTACTTTCGATCATCCTTACAAACCATCTTAAACACCAAGGcaaactaattaataattactcaTCGAGGGACATAGAGACATTTACTATCTGATTTCTTTTTACACCATCTAATTTGATCACCCTTCTCACCTTTTACTTTCGATCATCCTTACAAACCATCTTAAACACCGTGTATGCGATGGATAAGCCGATCATCACTCCAGATGCATAACCCATCTTAGAAAACTTTCAATCAAACTAGCTCGAATGGTGTCTCaattttatgataataataattcataaaaccgtaactaaaagaaatttcaaacttAACAACCATGTAAAATAATCTCGATGAGTTTATATCCCCAAGTGTTTTTGCTGCCAAAAGGCAAACATCTTTAACCTATTCAGTGATTAAAATGACTAATAATTGTATTGCCAGCACCTCCCATACCAATTACATGAATTTGATTCTTATTCAACAAAAAACCTAGATTCTccttcaaatcaaaattaccTTTGTCCATAACAATATCTTGCAATCTCACAGTCATCTCTTTTACAGATCGCGGACTCATCATCAATCTGTTATAACAAGTGGGTTTGAGTTTTCTTACCTCACTTGAAAGAACTGGGTTCAGCTTCAAGAAAAGCTTTACTTGCAAACTCATCAAGTAAATCTTCATCTCATAAGCCAAGTTTATAAGCTCGTAAAGCCAGATCTTCACTGGTTCTTTCGTCCTCTGCTTCTCCTTTGCCGTCTGCATCCTCGAGCACTTCTTGTGAAGTAGAGAAAAATTCTCAAAGAGTCAAAAGTCAGTAGGGTTTCTAAGCCCCAAGGAAGGATGTATTAAGAAGTTTACAATTTTTCCTTATATTATTTAcgaaataaacaataataatcccTTTACGAAAAccaatcataatttatttttaaaaattacggAAATTGGCATGTTTTCCTCTGCTTTTAAATCCTAGTACTGTTTAGCGgggtattaatttattaggttttaagactttttagattggttagattttttttaaagaaatttagatatttaaaaattattaagtgagtacaattttataataattcacaaaactttttacaaatttatgttaattaataactttatcataatatcattttttttattttttttattttaaagttttggaTAACGATGAGAAATTCCAAACATCTCAGCCTTGTTCTTGGATCACCGTGAATATAGAATGCATTCGCAGCCAATCGGTGTgaacaattatataatataaatttcatattGAATGCattatttctttgaatttatgtattttatatttgtaattagaGATATCTAAAAAATATGTGAATATGGGTTAAATGTAGAGATTATTGACCTATTGAGGCACATTTTATTAAACATCCCTGCTCATTAATAttgttgataatatttttgcttTCCTTAAccttatcatttttatggaCTTCTAGTAGAAGGCATTCAACATCAAAGCCATTATAATATCTAATCACAAGCTTCATAAATTACTGACCAGATTTTTTTGCATAACATGTTTTGCAACACGCAATATTTCCTTAGATAATTtgatgattaaaatttaaacatgctcgtgaagaataaaagaaaacctcATTGCTTCGGACAGAAACTCCATTGCTACACATTCATGCATAAAACTGACCGCTACAGATAATAAATGTTATTGGATGTATGGTGCAACTTTGGTGCCAGTTTCGTATGAAGCCCACAAAAATTTTTCTACtaaagacaaggcattgtagCTCAGAAGACTATACATACTTGCCGCGGTACTTCGGTTTTGGGTCTTTACTGAGTTTGAGATCGCCTGCTGCAGTCACCTGCGGATCAGCGGAAGCAAAGACCGAAGAATGAAGATTACCATCTTCCAACCACTTTAAATGGTTCTCTCTAAACTCCAAGTGTTTTCTCCTGGCGGTCTCTGCAATTTCCTCAGTGTACGGACCTATCTTCACCATTGTTAGCAGAACCCGACTGTAACGTGAGCTTAAGATCTGTTCAGAAGAAGCAACCAATTTAAAACATGGGTGCTCAGGGAAAGGGTTCCGCGTTGAATCTTCTCTTAGAACAGGGTAGAAATACACAAGCCTGCCACCCATTACTAGCATCCTACCAGCAAGGTCAAGCAAATCATGCACACACTCAGATAAGCAGTATGGAGCTGTCGATGGTATGTGGCCAACTCTCTTGTCATCAGGAACAGTGTAAGGATCCACGACTCCCTTTAGCAATTTACGTCCACCAGATTTACGTCCACCAGCCCGAACTCCATAAGGAGGGTCACAGATTATGGCATCAAAGACCTAATCAacataatataactttaaatgaaaatataagatccagaaaaataacagtaataatcaatttatgtAACTTAAGAGTTCCAATCAATGATTAAACTTTTACCAAATGTCACCATAAGGTTCTTAGGCAATCATCTTTCTTCTTATTTGTACAGCATTGGGTAAATTGCAGTCAACAACAGTTGAACAGACAGAAATTCATTTCTATCTGGTAAGTTCaggctttttaaaaataaaactgtcACCATCCGatacacaaataaataaaaaatttagttcaACGATTTGATACTTCAAATTTAGtaaaagtttcattttttagtcAATAACATCAAAAAGGACATGGATGTTATGTTGTTAAGAATGCAACATTACTGCCATAAAATCCTAAAGAATTCGTCATTGCATAATGCCTCAAATTAGTAAACACGCACCAGTAAAATTTGCTTCAATTTAGTGCATTTTACTTtcagttaaaatttttgggATTCTATTGTGAGATGatgtaatattttcttaactGTCAGTAGCAAAATTACTGGCACATCATAATTGTTAAgaaatcaattgaaaaattaagtaataaaatctacCAGAGTACAGACAGAAAAGGAACCACTTATTACACAGTACACACTGCAAGAGTAAAAATCTCCCATACATACCTCTTTCAAACCAGGACGCCAAGGTGGAAGGTTATTATCTGCCCTTAGCAAACCAATAGGCATTTGTAATCCATACTGCAGAAATATGAGAACGAGTACAGTGTCATGCAATTCTGATACAATTATACAAACCATGGTCCACATTAACTTTTCAAACCTAAAGAATTAAGAATGAGCTATTAATATAAAAGGAGTATAAGTTAATAATGTCAAATGAGTTCACAATTGCATATTAATGACAATTCATCACTGCTTTTTGTGGTGTGGATAACCAACCAAGTGTTTAAAGTAcgtcttaaaataaaatattccattaaacaaaaaaagaaatgaaaggaAATGCTATCACACAGAATATTCACCTGCTTAAAATTGCTCCAAACATTAGTATCTGGGCCACGCCCATCGCGGACAACTCTAATGTCAATATCTGCACCCTGACATATTAAAAACtgttaaataataactaaacCAGTTTATAACGAGCACATAGTTGATAAAAACTCTGAAACAGAACTACCAAGTGCAATGTATTTCAAAGTAAATAATAGAGCAACAAGTGCTAACCATTGTCATTGCACCGAAGTGAGCTGCAGCAACAAGAATACTCCCAGTGCCGACAAAAGGGTCATAGACAAGTTTCCCAGGTTCAACCAATGCCTGGTTGGCCATTAAGAAAGCCACTTCTGCATCCATTGCTGTGGGGCCAAGATAATTGCGGCTTTTTAACTGATATGTTGGTATTAGTTTCCTATCAGCAGCACCTATTTCTCTACCGAAAAAGATTCTCCTTTCTGCCACTGGTGGGAGCCCATTATTCACTCCATAGTCATCAGTTTCTATAAGCCAAAACTTGTGATctggatttttcaaattaactcGACCCTGCAACATATTGATTACTCCTTTACTTTAGAGATGATAAAGAATACATAAATTGATTGCCATTAGAACTTAGTGACATAACCTATAATCCATCCATTCTCGAACTTTTGCCTAATTTTGACTGACCAGTAGAAACTTTGAGATATTTAGAAAatcttgaatttttaaatatctgggctgttaaaactaaataaaataaattattcttaacACCCActcaaaatacattttttattttaatttttaagataccaattatatcatttaaaagatggaacttataagaatGGAAAAATATCCTCTACTTTGTTGCTGCCTGTAgtggattaaatttttatttcttattttttgtttttattataattattatttttaaaagcagCAAACTCTGCCACTTCAGAAAAACCATGCAGTTTACTGCCCCAAAAAGAAATAGTTGATGTAAAATAGGgaacaacaaaattttgaaaagaaaaattagcaACAAGCTGTTGCGCCTGTGAGATGGTCATCCTAATTGTGAGAGACTATAATGGAGACAAGTTAATCCTAGAGGCAATAGCAGGTCTTTTCCAAGATTTTGGGAATCTATCATGGTCGTATGGAGGTAGCGAGAGAAAAAGGGCTGAACAATATCTTAAGATAGcataagaaaaaagatgatTTGAAAGTACAAGAAGGTTCATATGTTCTAAATGCGTTTAACTGATGTAATGATTGCTAAGtcatatattttgaagttgaaATCAATagaggtgaaaaaaaaaaaaaaagcgcaTAGCAGCTTCAGACATTATACAACCAAGAAGTGCTCAGAATGCATCATAGAGGTAAATGACTAACAAAACAGAAACACGGCATGGTGTGTGTCCAAGGAAACAGAACAGAAACAGAGCACACAATCAATCACAATCATACCACCTCttctaaataaatagaaagatACCCAATTTgcgaaaaaagggaaaataatattgCTATATGCCACCAATTgcgaaaaaagggaaaatagtATAGCTATATGTCACTAACATTATTGCTTcattaaaacacacaatgaGCAAATGGTAAGATACAAAACAACGGACCTTGAAAGGAATATACGAAAGTCCTTTAATTCGATCATTTTGCTCCTGGAAGCTGAAGACTTTACCAAAGCTATCAACAGTAATCTTGAAAGTGGCATCAGAGCTCAAATACGGGAGCATCTGGTCTTCTGGGTAACTTCTAATAGCCTCCTCCAATTCTTCATAACTACTTCCTTCTCCCCAAACTTCATACATCCCCTTCACCAGTATACCTATaagacataattaaattacaattaagttttaaaaaataataattattaaaaaaataagaaactcACTTCGATTGGCAATGCTGCGAGCGATATCTTCAGAGGGAAGATTGACGAAATGGAAAGGAGAGTCAGGGTGGTGGTGTTTTGGAAGCTTCCATTCTAAAGCATCATTGACACCGAAGAGGTAAGCTAATGATTCAACTTCTGGCTTTCTGTAATCCAACAGTCTGTGGAAAAACACGCACAGGtaccacatttttttttttggttttgggtTTACTGTTTCTGTTGATCTTTGTCTTAGATATTTTTGTGCACGCCAACTGTTTGAAAGAAAGGTTGACTGAGAGAGTGACTGACTTGCCTTTGTGACGGCCGGAAGAAAGACGGGGTTTCCAAGTCTTTCAAGTTTGGTTGGTTAGCTTAGCGCCACTTACGCTTTGCGTTTTAGTTGCTCGTTGGCCGTTGCCTTGTTAGGAGGCCAAAGCGACGTCGGTTTGAGTATTTGTGATTTGAAGGTTGAAAacagtttaaaaattaatatataatgcaaaatttggatttttttcttactatttttaattttgttgaatgtctttgatataatattcataaagttttttatttaaaaatatgctttgtagaaaattaattacaaaggAAAAGATAAATTAGAAATCCAAGTAcatgttttttaatatgaacgatgcaaaattttattgatcattatgtagaaattaattaaaatattgtataaaagtatgatttcttcaattcttgCATGagaatagaatttttttttttaattggctcagtttcaaataattttttttaatctgccttacatttttttccttcatttttatcaataagaTATTAATAACTCAAAATACAATTATCTCTAGAAACAAAATGTTTGTTAAGAGTAGATAAATACAACTATCAAAAACTTAAACCAGTACTTAGTAATTTAGCGAGACCCATGAGTATATTATTTcgacatttttaaaaaatatatataattgttaaattttgtaCCAATTATTCCCGTTCTTTTGCTTTTCTAGTTTTCTTCTCCTATATGGGAATCCGACACCTAAATTGGAAAATGGCAATTGTTAAACAGTCACTAATCCTATTTTATATCATCATATACTTGGGGTAAGCACTTAATCAATGAACAATCATCTTCATGTATGGCTGGCTCGAGTTTGTTATTACCTGCGTAATATTACATTTACCTaaacaaatttcatttataatatcttttatttatctGTAAATGGAAGCAACAAATGCCCACTCTCATCAACATAAGtcacaaccaaaaaaaaaaaaaattatgttttgatggggcaatcaaatacaaaaatcCAAGTGAAATCAATCTGTTTTACAGGTGATTGATTGTACACCACCTTTGTTTACATACACAGCAAAGACAACACTGCAGCTTTAAGCCAAGAAAGCCAAAGCAAATACACCTAATACCAGTATATTCTGTATCTTCAACATCCGGTACTTCTGGAGATGAAGAACATTGTTGCTCCTGCAGACATTATACATACTCAACAAGGGttacttctaaaaaaataatcccATCGATTTATTGAACTgcaaataaaaacacaaacacaacTGTAATGTTTTACTTCGTGGTGGAATTGAGGAAAcaacctaaaattttattattttctagtCAAAACAACCTATAATTGATTTGTAAGCACAAGAATAACATATCAGAAATtatcaaaagaagaaaattaaattgattttccaTTAGCGACGAGCAAAATGATGATAGTCTCTACGGTCcattcattttaataacataaacatGTATTGATGCAAATCCATTGGGTTGCAATTGTCCCTCGTCTAAATGCCCATTGCCCAAGTGTTTTAAAGAACTTTGACCTTGtcaaacaaaaagaacaaaaacacaGAACAAAGACAGGAGGTTGAACTACATGCATACAGATATAAGATGGTTGTATATCCATGCTATAAGCTATAAATTGTCAAACAGTAGGCAATAAAGATATTAAGGTTTTGATTAATGGAACAGAGAATTCACAAAACCTATTTTGCTTTAACTTTCCCAAGGGAAAAATATTACTTGCctttcaaaatcatttgcaAGTTGTTCAATTACTCTGAAGCTAATtcctcaaaatcaatattgaaaagaaataattaataacactatttgtaaaatcatagcAAATCCTGCAGTTGTCCATGCAtacattttgtttgttatctcatttctttctttaacaGCCAAAGATCATGAAGTTCATTTACGGAAATGTAGAAAAAAGGTAACACTAAAGCATTTCAGAAATGGATTTACCTTGTAGATGTGTATCTGGGTTATCATGTGGCAACATCAACCTTCATCCCATATGCACCCTTGTTCTAGCAGAGAACTAGAACATCCAAGATTAATGGGTTCAAAAGTGAGGGCGGCAGGGCATTCTCTGAACATCCTCTGTTAATGAAGAGATGTCTAAAAGAAGTGTGAGTCTATGCATTCCCCACTCAAATAATAGCTTACAGATCTTGAGATCTCTGATTCTGCATGGTGTAAAGGCATGTCAAGCACTCATCTTTCAATTTCTGCCTTCCTTGAATTGCCAAATGCCAATATTACAATTCTCAGCAACAACATGTTAAGGTTTCACT contains:
- the LOC102627618 gene encoding uncharacterized protein LOC102627618, which translates into the protein MWYLCVFFHRLLDYRKPEVESLAYLFGVNDALEWKLPKHHHPDSPFHFVNLPSEDIARSIANRSILVKGMYEVWGEGSSYEELEEAIRSYPEDQMLPYLSSDATFKITVDSFGKVFSFQEQNDRIKGLSYIPFKGRVNLKNPDHKFWLIETDDYGVNNGLPPVAERRIFFGREIGAADRKLIPTYQLKSRNYLGPTAMDAEVAFLMANQALVEPGKLVYDPFVGTGSILVAAAHFGAMTMGADIDIRVVRDGRGPDTNVWSNFKQYGLQMPIGLLRADNNLPPWRPGLKEVFDAIICDPPYGVRAGGRKSGGRKLLKGVVDPYTVPDDKRVGHIPSTAPYCLSECVHDLLDLAGRMLVMGGRLVYFYPVLREDSTRNPFPEHPCFKLVASSEQILSSRYSRVLLTMVKIGPYTEEIAETARRKHLEFRENHLKWLEDGNLHSSVFASADPQVTAAGDLKLSKDPKPKYRGKYV